The Setaria viridis chromosome 9, Setaria_viridis_v4.0, whole genome shotgun sequence sequence TGAAGCTCAGGGTCAAAcaggcctctgccattctgccGGAGCTAGATCAGGGGCGAAGCCAAGTTAGCCTTGCCGAGTGCACAGGCAccagggaaaaaataaaattccaGATATTCAGCAGTTTGAACTGATGAGAAATGAGATAGGACTCGAGCCGGATGATATTACATTCATAGGAGTGCTTTCTGCTTGCGTGCACGCAGGACTACTTAAATATGGTCGCTCTTTATTCAATTCCTTGACACCTGTGTTTAAGATCATACCCAAGATTGAGCACTACTCCTGCATGGTTGATTTGTTGGCACGTGCTGGGCATTTGGAAGAAGCATGGGATTTTGCTGAGAAAATCCCCGGCAAGGCAGATGCTGTGATGTTGAGCGCTTTGCTTGCTGCTTGTCGGAAATGCAAGAATGTTGAGGTTGGTGAGAGGGTCATCAATAGGATTATGGAGCTGGAGCCATCAAACTCCTGGAACTACGTGGTGCCATCCAAAATATACGCAACCTTGGGTAGAATGGATGACTCAGCAAGGATGATAGGATTAATGAGGGAGAGGGGTGTCAGCAAGACTCCAGGTTGCAGCTGGGTTGAGGTTAAAGGCAAAGTCCTTGAGTTCTATGCAAGCGCTGAACCACAGCATGGTGCGGAAGATATGTATGAACTTATGGACATACTGGTAGATGAGATGATTTGAGGGATATGTTCCAAACCTTGATCTGGTGTAGCATGCAACAGAAGCATGCTGCCTCTTCTTCTTGAAGCGAAAGGGAGGATCTCTCCAATTTATTGAGAAAGGGGGAACATCAGAGTACAGACtgtgaaataaaagaaacagaAGAACGAAAAATAGCAGCCTACCATGTGGTGGGACACGATGctgtaaaaataaatgaaaaagaaGCATCCCAAAGATTGAAGCCCTACAGATGATACCCTCTGCCTAATTGCAACGTCCTATCACTGGAAGCGTGCAAATTGAATCGTTATTGAAAATTATGCGGCCTTTGCTTTCAAGATGTTTAATAAAGCGCAAATGATTGTTACATGGAGTCTCCTGCTTTATCTCTTGGAACCCCTTTATGGGCTACTTCCACCACCTAGCCTGGTTGATTGTTGCATGGAGTCTCCTGTCTTGGAACCCCTTTATGGGCTACTTCCACCACCTAGCGGCTTGTTCCTCCACGAAGATGGTAATAGAGTCCAGTTACACCATGGAGCTCGCTCAATCCACCCACGACTCTTAATATTGCAGGACAAGGTGAGATGAGACACTACTTCTGGATCCTTGTTGCAGTTGTACTGAATTTGCTTTCTGCACTGGTGTTCCTGTTCTTATGCTACTTAGGTTTGTGTTACTTTGTGTTCATTGCTTCATCTGCGAGTATTACGTACCCGATTCCCTACTAGCAGAGGAGTCGGTTGATATTTAACAAAGTTTAGAACTGATATACAATTAATGTATTTGTGGTAACCAAATATGTATTTGGTTCATAAGTTGACAGTAGATTGTTGCAAATAACTTGAATGAATACTGAAAAGTTGTGCTGCTGGAGTTTGTTTTCTTGCTTTAGGAATTTGGCGCATGTATCAATTGTAGGGTTCTCCTTCAATACTTGTGGAATCTGGACTCCTTAATGTACTTCATCTTGAAAAGGAGCCATTAAGCTCCATCCCATGGTTCTGTGACTGTCTGCACTATGCTTGTATACAAGATGACCATCATTATTGTTTTGTGCGAAATAAATATTTCTCGTGTGAGAGGAATCTATATGTTTAATATGTATAGTCAGTTCAGCATGTTGAATCCAACCTAAAAAGGTTTTCTTTCTTACCATTTGCCAAGTGAATGGCATCCTTGTCTTGTATCAGTGAGAATATTCTGCAATTGTCAGAACAATTGTCTTGCCAAGTTTCTTTTAGAAAATAGCACATACAGTGTTTTGTCTGTTCCACTGATTTTCTTTAATGGTTCTCAATTATTTATTTTGCAGGTACATGTAACAATTCTCAAGATGCTTCATGGAATGTACTGGAGAACATGCATTGGTGTGCGTGTCAGGTAGCAACTATCATCTCGTCGCAACAAATGCACATATGGTTCTCAACAAATGCACAGAGCTCGCAGAGCGGATTCTCAGCAGAGTGATGTTCCTACGAGAATCCTGCGCTCTTGATCTCTATTGTGATATAAAAGTTGGACCTCAATTCATACCAAATAGATAGGATGCTTACAAATGTGCTTAGGTACCGGTATATGGCTTGATTGTGTTGAGTTGAATTGAGTAAAGCGAACAGCCATGAGTGCTAGCTAATTGTTCTGAACTGATATTTCAGGTTTTCTTTAAGAAGCACCCGGAATTTGCGAGGAAttgagtagcagcagcagcagtgttTAATAGATAGTCTTTgagttgttgaagttgaagacTAGGCTAAACAACTTTTTTGAGAGTGTAGGACCACCAAATTAGGAAAAATAAAGGATTTGGCATTCCCTCTGCATCTCCAGCTAGGTAGTTTGAGATGCAAGAATGTCAGCACCCAAGAGGGACAAAAACAGCAAGAGCTGGATTGTCAGCTCTGCACTAGCATCTATCCTTACGGTTTTTAAACAAATCATCAGGCATGCTAACTCATAAAGTGTGGCAAGCAAGAGGTTCTTGGCTGCACAGATTTTTACATTGGAAGAGTTAATAAGACTGAAAGCAACTAGGTAATTACATAACATGAATCCAGTTACAGTGAGAAAGCAGGTGTGATTAGGATGTAGCGAAAGCTGCAGAGACCTGAATGCGCTCGATCGGCTGCTATGTATGACAGGGTAAGAAGATCGATGTGCTATAATACCAAAGAAGAAGAGGCCCTAAATGGCCTGAATGCTTCCCTGCTGAACCGGGGAAATGCATGTCTCTGCATAGAGAGCAACTGCTCAGGACAGTACTTTTACTTCGTGCCGGCAGCCATGTTTTGGTTCAGATAGCTTTCACCGGCAACAGCAAGCAGAAGCAGTCAGGTAAGGTGTCCGTGTCCCCActgctgtgctgtgctgtgcttACTGAACAACCAGCTAGCCAGCTGAGCCCAGATATGTCGACAGAAATGTACAGCAGGTCATGTCCAAGAACACAGGGACATGACATGACATCTCTGCAGGGTGCAGCCATGGATGATCGGAGCTCAGCTCGCACGCGCAGGCTCTGCACGGCCCCCACAGCTCACCGCCTGTCGCTTCCATATCTCATCCTTCCCTGCTGCAGCCTCCTTCGCCTTCACCGATCGGCCTGCACCTGCACTGCCACTGCACCATCCATAGCCACTGCAACCGCACCGTGCTCTGATCCATCGATAGCCAACTACCATTTTCGTTAGTGAACTGCAGCTGCATGCTGTTCTGTGCACTGCTATGCAGACTGTAAGAATTCAGTTGAACAATTGATCTGATAGGGGGTAGCCGGCAcgagagaaaggaggagaaaaGGCAGCATCAGGACGAAGGTGGAGTGAACTGTGAAGCATATCCATGGAAGATGCCGTCGAAGCAGATGCGCGCCCATATCGTTCCCTCCTCGACTCGTGTCTATCCATCTGGATCAAGGCATGAGAGATAGACCCTGATATGATAGGGGGGTAGCCGCCATGGCAATGCTGCTCTGCTCAGGCTCGGAAGCTCATGCGTCGGTCGTCTGGATCCATGTCGCCGTCGCCAATGCGTCGGCAGCCTTGAGCTGTCCGGCAAGGGAGCTGTCGGCGGCACCATGGCTTCCGCTCttctccggcagcggcggcggggacgccggAGCGAGGGAGGAAGGGGGATCTGACTCTTAGTTCGTCTGTCGCTTCGCTTCCGCAGGGCAAGTCAAATCCTTTGGCATGTACACGTTGAGTGACATATACTTTCCCCGTAagtttctgaacaaatgctcTAGTGCTTCAGCTGTAACCTTCCTTATGTAACCATCATTTTAGATGGAGAAACATCAATGTTTTGCAGAATGGTTAGTACCAGTAGTAACAGGTATCAAAGAAAAAACGAGTCTTTTTTGGGCGGGAATTTTATAGCTGCATCAAGGTCAGTTCATCAGATTTGGGTCACTCCGTGGATCAACTGTGATTAATCTGAACTCTGATCGAACGAAAGCGAGACAACTTAAGGTTCCTAAAAGCATTCCTTTGCTCGTCATGTCACACGCTTCAGCTGTCAGTTTAGGCCTGTTGGAACTGGAACAGGCGAACAGCTAGCTTGCTTTTCTGTGATCAAACACTGCCTGCCAGCACAAAATATGGTCCGGGCATTcagggacgcggcggcggagttCGGCGGCCCCCGATGGCAGCGCGGTCTCGCCAATATTTTGCAAATAAACCCTCTTCCACCTCCGTCATCTGGGCATCTGGCTCTCCGGCCTCTCCTCCACTCGatagcgccgcggcggcgccggccgcctcaACTCCCGTCCATCACAGGCGAACGTAGATGCTATCTATTTCTGCCACAATCTCCCATTTTCTCTTGCGAACGTAGCAAGGATCCGAGTCTTTTCTTTGGAGGTAAGGAAAATGATATAACTTTACAGTGGGTCTCTAACAAAAACTCCCTCCTCTATTTTTAGCATTTCTATATTCGTAActtttattatgcacctagatctAGATATGCACTATAGCTTATGTCTATATACATATAGTGGAAATTGTTAATCAAGAAATGCCAAAACAGCGAAAGAATCTCTAGCTTAATGCTTTGAGCACATGAGTACCAACCAGAAGGTCGGAGCTCAACTTatcgtgggagcgaattaaacgggttttaaatgaaaaattataaaaaaaataagtagGGACTTCCTCAAAACGAACTAGAATTTGGGACGGGGAAAAGTATTTATTTACTTTTAAAAAAGTACTTCGGAGGACATTTTGCTTTTGGTTCAAAGGCCAATGTGCAGGTAATATTGtgactcgcaaaaaaaaattacccaaTTAATTTATCGGAAACTTGTTGCCAATGGTAGTGGTTTGGATGGTAAAGAAGTTGCCTAACAGTAGTAATTAATCGTCAGACACATGAGAAATAACAGTTGAAAGCAGCAGGGTAGGGTAGTATTGCACACACCATCGTGTGCTGCCCTGCCTCTGCCTACCTGTTTTAACAAGCACTAATAAGATTAACAAGGAAGTAAACAACACAAGGCATTAAGATTAAATaggaagcagcagcaagcaaacaCACATGAATGGATCAGCTAGTAGCGGTGCTTAGTCCTGGAGGTCTTCTGgttcctcctcgtcctcctcgtagTCTCCCTCCTCGTCGGCGGTTGCGTCCTGGTACTGCTGGTACTCGGACACGAGGTCGTTCATGTTGCTCTCGGCCTCGGTGAACTCCATCTCGTCCATGCCCTCGCCCGTGTACCAGTGCAGGAAGGCCTTCCTGCGGAACATGGCGGTGAACTGCTCGCTCACGCGGCGGAACATCTCCtggatggaggtggagttgccgATGAAGGTGGAGGCCATCTTGAGGCCGGTGGGCGGGATGTCGCAGACGGTGGACTTGACGTTGTTGGGGATCCACTCCACGAAGTAGGAGGAGTTCTTGTTCTGCACGTTGAGCATCTGCTCGTCCACCTCCTTGGTGCTCATCTTGCCGCGGAACATGGCGGAGGCGGTGAGGTAGCGGCCGTGGCGGGGGTCGGCGGCGCACATCATGTTCTTGGCGTCCCACATCTGCTGGGTGAGCTCCGGGACCGTCAGGGCGCGGTACTGCTGGGAGCCGCGGGAGGTGAGCGGCGCGAAGCCGACCATGAAGAAGTGGAGGCGCGGGAACGGGATGAGGTTGACGGCCAGCTTGCGGAGGTCGGAGTTGAGCTGGCCGGGGAAGCGGAGGCAGCAGGTGACGCCGCTCATGGTGGCGGAGATGAGGTGGTTGAGGTCGCCGACTGCGCATTCCGTGCATTGGCATCAGCACAATGAGATTAACACAAGAAGAAATCATCAAGATGATAACAAAACAAATCAGCGCGCGCTACTCACAGCTCGGCGTTGTGAGCTTGAGCGTCCTGAAGCATATGTCGTAGAGCGCCTCGTTGTCCAGCACCATGCACTCGTCGGCGTTCTCGACGAGCTGGTGCACGGAGAGCGTCGCGTTGTACGGCTCGACGACGGTGTCGGAGACCTTGGGCGACGGGAAGACGGAGAAGGTGAGCATCATCCGGTCGGGGTACTCCTCGCGGATCTTGGAGATGAGGAGGGTGCCCATGCCGGAGCCGGTGCCGCCACCCAGGGAGTGGCAAACCTGGAACCCTGCATTGAGATCCAG is a genomic window containing:
- the LOC140221251 gene encoding pentatricopeptide repeat-containing protein At2g34400-like — protein: MVDLLARAGHLEEAWDFAEKIPGKADAVMLSALLAACRKCKNVEVGERVINRIMELEPSNSWNYVVPSKIYATLGRMDDSARMIGLMRERGVSKTPGCSWVEVKGKVLEFYASAEPQHGAEDMYELMDILVDEMI
- the LOC117837829 gene encoding tubulin beta-2 chain — its product is MREILHIQGGQCGNQIGAKFWEVVCAEHGIDATGRYGGDSDLQLERVNVYYNEASCGRFVPRAVLMDLEPGTMDSVRSGPYGNIFRPDNFVFGQSGAGNNWAKGHYTEGAELIDSVLDVVRKEAENCDCLQGFQVCHSLGGGTGSGMGTLLISKIREEYPDRMMLTFSVFPSPKVSDTVVEPYNATLSVHQLVENADECMVLDNEALYDICFRTLKLTTPSFGDLNHLISATMSGVTCCLRFPGQLNSDLRKLAVNLIPFPRLHFFMVGFAPLTSRGSQQYRALTVPELTQQMWDAKNMMCAADPRHGRYLTASAMFRGKMSTKEVDEQMLNVQNKNSSYFVEWIPNNVKSTVCDIPPTGLKMASTFIGNSTSIQEMFRRVSEQFTAMFRRKAFLHWYTGEGMDEMEFTEAESNMNDLVSEYQQYQDATADEEGDYEEDEEEPEDLQD